TCTATCGTGTTCTTGTACTTGCATTCATTTAAAGGGCCTTTGACCTCAAGGGCCTTTATAAATACCTTTCAAAATTACCTctattctatatttaaaaacaagatttttgatatttttttaattttcaaattcccaTTATTTTTAGTGTGAACAtaaaatacattaatatttaaaatttaaattacataaaataatttaatattaattttcgaatgtaataattttttgcactTATCAGTGTAAGTTTAATTTGTGAgggagattatttttttattattaaatattgataataagtATCAATAGCAAATACATATGCATATatgtagaaatatatataatgttaGTGATGtatattaaacaatttaaagaatgaaaacaaaatatatgagtgaatTGAGCAACGATTATATGTAAAAGCTAAAATTGAATTTGAGAAGTGCTATTTCCAGCAGACGTTCTTGTCGTCGTCGTCTTCTGGCACATTTCCATCATATCGAACATTTgctcttttaaaattaaacgtcAGAGCCGGTGGCTTCAGAtcagtataataaatacacacaagtaaattattttaacgcGCATTCAGCGCGTGGGCTGCAGACAATAACCAGCTTTATATGTAGACAGAGTGTGTGTTTTACGGCAGCAGATTTACTCAGTACATTGTCAGATCTATGACCTAGCCATCCAATCTTtctattctatttattttacaccCCCTTCTTCGTCTCATCTTCAGTATCTATTTTTGTATTCAGCGAAAGGTCGTCGCAAAAACAAGTTAGGAagtactatatatatacatgaaagtcactaaaatataataaactcaGCTGCAATGAGAAATTACtagtgtaataaataattttaatttttgtttttatatataaatatattcataaaaaaaattcatttaatttttatcatttttgttaacatactttttaataatgtGACGATTTTTTTACTGCTGACACTTGAtttattacacagaaaaaatttatttcttggcgctaaaaatttttttgagtttgaattgaaaataaaattttttttgaggcgagtaaaaattttttacgtcaaaaaaaaattaaaaataaaaatgatactgaagtaagccgaggtctaataatgtttagatttttttcaaaacgataaataataaaaaaaaaatattttaaaaaattgcacctacagtttattaaattttctacatgtgcatatttttagttttttttttttttttttttttaattgatttgttgaaaaaaaatctgaaaattctAATTGCCTGTTAACttctgtaataaataaaaatattaaaaatacatcatTTTTGTTCttcttattaatatttaagacgTATCTGGGTTTTGTTTGGAATTTATTCGTAATAGCCtgatactatttttaaaaaaagcttGAGTGCATCGAGACATTTTGAATGATGCATGATTCGGAgtcactaaaataaatttatatcaaactACGCGCGtttaaacaacaaaaattaacaTACTTAATAGTGAGCAATAGATGATACTATTAGTTACTGAGtccaatatatacatatatatataacttgaGTGGTTTCGATTAGGGTCAATAGCCTAGTGTTTCtaatagaaatttaaactcaCTTGAGATTTAAGACGTAAAAGAAGCAGATCAACTGAAAGAATAAAATGGATATTGAggtattactttttttttttttttaatctgttaTGATAAATGAATTCACATGTATGCACACATGCTCGCTTATATTATTTGTTCGAGAAGGAGTGGTTGCTATGTAACGCGGCAGAGGGGTCCTTCAGAAAGACAGAGTTTCATTTAGTTCGTCCAGTTTAGCTCGTTCAAGAAGTTGTTTCGTTGCATCCAATCAGTTGTGAATGTGCCACGCGCACGACGAGTGTGAGAATATTACCGGCTTATCATTTAAATTgctcatttaatttatactttatCACTTATTTTTAAGAACTAACGTCACAAATGTTAAACcgcaatcatttttattatcatgataattatcattgcTACTGTTGAGTAatgagcaaaaaatttaacatattgtacgaatttaaataattatttaacgtacactgaaataacttttaaacggcaaattttaaattgcgcTTACGAGACCTTGTTTGCAAACGGAGTACCGGTCAATCGCATGAGTACCTTGACATCAAATTACTGTCCTTACTCGTCAATTTACACggtggataaaattattttttttattgattcatattttttcacgtcaaaaaaaaaacaacattacagtaaataattaattttttaatgttaatattaattacgttcataaaaaaaagttaataagaTCTGAAGATTAGTTTGCTTTTAGtgtgaaaataatgaattactTCATGTAAATGTttacatgtataaataatgataagaaTTAAACAGGAGTAAATTCATTTCAAGTTCAAGATCAATAACCCAACCACTTACTGAAGaggaaaacaaattttttatgtttgtggaataaaaaaaaagttgaaaatttccatataaaaataaaaattatctatgtacatatatatacatatatacatataagttgataaaataattgaataattatttttagtattaaattaaaaatttcttgtttaattataataattattttaattactgataGACGATGACTGATGATCACTCATAAGTCGTATGATATTGCGATTGTTCTTGacatttggatttaaaaacaatttaaaaatataaactgtaaataaattcaattggatatttaatttagcaaaatatcaaaatatacattaccttaaatatatataattttaaatttaaaattacataataattGCAATACTATTGTACTCTAAAGTGTCGAGTGCACGTGCACGTGCTGAGATTATAAACGTGCATTGAACCAACTGACGTCTATCGTAAGTCTAGGCAATAAATTGTTATGTAATGATCGAGGTAGTTAGCCTGTAGTAATTCTACTAAGTGTAAAGACGTATTGAACACTGAAATACAAAGTAAATTCACTAGTACGCTATATAGTGTAAAGTAAGTCGATGGTCTTACCGAGCCGAAGACTAATAAAGATAAATACTCTAACCGgcaatcatggtcatgattcATGTCAATTGGGCTGAATTGtccttgataaaaataaaatgatttactAATATTATGTTATCCGGTGAGTGAGAGTAATAAATACTAGGCGACTttagttttgaatttaaatatattaaatttaatcatcgGCGCATAATAATATTCTTATCTAACCGGTCTGTTGTTGATCTGCGAGTACATATTTGTGcctgatataaatattttgtaatctcCACGAGTTATTTGCGTGACCAAGTGATTATATAGCAACTAAACATGATTTCGCATAGCTATACATCAGAGGTttgtctaatttttttaaaatctgggCCTCGGCCAAAAAACCTGTTCACTTTactacttattattattcgtCTGGCGTTTTagcaaataatataaaattataaacaaatttttactgCCACTATTACTTAGGCTGTCTTTAtgcattgtaaaaaattgggagtgaattcggagtgattacggattttatttaaatctgcagTTACTCCGAtttggagttttaatattaaaataaactccgtTTAGGAGTcaattttactccgaaggaACCATCATCCGCTCATGAGTCtgacaaattttaatttattagtaaatagagtaaataattaataaaattaaattgaaaaaaattcgcatttaaaaaattttaaaattaataaatgcattttttataaatatcgttttttaaattatttgctctatttatttataactttaaatttgtctgatatctgctacattcacactcgttatCCGCTCCGGATTTACttcgctaattttttacaatgtactgtaaaaagagcgttgttaaaaatggactcgatttaacaccgcgtgataataaaattaaataacacagGTGTAGACGGTGtcaaaataccggtgttaaatcggcgtaaaagaaaattccacttatagaaattagaaaaaaaaatgaattacatataaaaaaatcggtctgtcagttgaccctgcgggccagccccaaaacttcccgctgttttcgagctcgttgagctagaaaacattattgtgaatacattttcgagctcttcgagctcgaaaatacttttgtatgccgttgttttgtaaaaaaccattttttagcatttccttctcccacgatatctcgcgaacgaattaaccgattttgatggttgaggtggcaatcgacgtgttttatcaagttctgaagctgatcaaattttgaaattgatttatttagccgtttttgagaaatttcaaaaaaaccaaggaaaaaatgttttttgaattctttcgtcaacggttgctcttgaacgaataaaccgattttgatgggtgaggtggcattcgacgcggcttatagagttttagagctgattagattttggaatcaatccatcgagcaaattaaaagttatccaaataaaacattttcgaaaaaattttatttttgaaatatctctgaacgcaccctaccgattaagttcaaatttttacggcttcaaaacattaacaagccgcgtcgaatgacacctcaacgatcaaaatcggttcatccgttcaagagttatgaatatttacatacatacatacgtacgtacgtacgtacgtacacacatacatacactcggacatcatcgtgaaattagtcaggatagcttcctaggacctcgaaacgtcgacatctgatggaaatttgattttcgtaaatcggaccgaaaccaataacttcccgaatttttgaaaatttacaattttcttagcgggaagttaaaaattaaaaaatttaatgaatattatctggaggaaatttaaattttgctatgtacttatttaaataattacactcTAAAACCACGGGTGTTATAAGTGTATTATATTAACACATATTGAATGTGTTCTATGTTTAAAGCCATAaacaaaactatagttttttgtagtcattTAAAACACGTATCACGGtgtgttaaaaatctatagattgcttatggcgtttcaatgttattcggcaagtgtgttaatttcgagtacacacttggttttagagtgaatttatgttatacgtaatttatttaaaaattacacaattttacgcccgccatttcaatcaccaataatttaattaattaataaatatactgtcACAATGTAGTggtcgagtaagtaaaaatattcacaaagttaaatatttttaacagcgaaaaatattttaacaccgtgaaatttttttaacaccggtaaagaatatttatttcaacaccgctttcggtttttaaatttaacaccgaaaattttaacacttaCACCGCCTCAACTTACCCCGGTTTTTTTACACTGCATGTCTCGAACGTTTGTTCACCTggaataagtttattttaatcatagtGTATATTAGATCCTCTATAATATCCACGGTATAATAATtagtacttttatttatattttcagcgAAACAGAAATCACGAAACCCCATTGGGTGAGGCTGCTATTTCATTTCCTCCGAGTGCCCACGAGATGGGAAGCACAGACTCACCTGACGACAATCATTGTGCCGGTGGTTCATCTTGTGGACTTGTAAGTTCATTATTCCCAACAATTTGCCGTGGTCGTGCCGAAGCATTTGCTCGACGTCTTCATCGCCGATTGACGTCACTTAACGGTACTGATGCAGAAACTAACTACGATGATGACGACGACATCGAAGAGAATTATAATAACGATGAAACatgcaatgaaaataaaaattcaaacaaactCACGACGCGAAATCCTGTAAAAAATCACGTCTATCAACGACAGCCGCATCATACATCAGAGTCTGATCTGTATTTTGACTTTGATCTCTCACCAGACCTAGAAAACGGCGATACAGAAATAGGCTCTCCAGATCAAGTTTTAAATGCTGCAGAGATCGCCAGTTTATTGGTCAATCACTCAGATATTTTAAAAGCGAATAAGGATGTCTGTGATTTTTCATCTCACACTGAGCAACCAGagcaagaaaataatttagtgtACTGTGATTCGGAATCAGGATGTGGATTTTCGTCTCCTTTAAACGGCACTCCTTCAGATGATCAcaataacgaaatttattttgatccAGTAAGTTCTGATAATGATAAGACACGTTCTGACTGTTTTTACGATCCTATTAATTCTTCTGAAAGCGATGTTTGTCATGCGTCTAATGATAAAACCAAATCCGATTCTCATAAGCCACCGGGACGCCGAAGAATAGATTTGCATAAATCACAGAAAACTCAAGATACATCGGAATCAAGTTCTTCTGTTAAAAGTAATCTGCAACAACTGGacgagttgaataaaaaatcagcAGTGACGTATAGCTCTGAAGAATCTCTTGATAATGCGAGCTCTTTAGACACAACATCGCCAAGTCACGAGTCTCTTTGGAGTACTTTTGATGATAGTACTGTGTCACTTCAAAATGACAGCTTATCAACTCCCCCATTACCTGATACTATTTCTAAGTCATATTCAGACTCAGAACTGACTCCACACACTCGTTTACCAGAAATAAATGTAGAATCGGCATCATCTAGCGATGAAGTTGACtgtttttatagaaataatcacaataacgataaaataaaatcatcgGATTTAGTTTTAAGTTCAAATGACCTCAGTGCGGCTTCGACGGGTGACAGTTTTTCAACTGACACCAGTAGCATTGATAAACCAGACGCTTTAGTTACCGAGTGTCCATTGGACGAACAATCGCCATCGACAATTAAACCTTTAAATAacgtagaaaatttagaaaatataaGTGATGAAATAAACGGTATGCGAATACAAGAAACATCATCACAAGACAGCGACCCACtagttaataataaagacAAAGCCATAAGTAATCTCGAAATAGAAGAAAATGAggaaattgatgaaaaaaaaaatgaagaagaaGATGAAGAGGGACATGAGCCGCGACCACTTCGAGTAAGACGATGCTCGTCTCTCAAGACTGGGAAAACACCCCCTGGAACTCCTGGTAGAAAGAAAATTGTCCGTTTTGCTGACGCTCTTGGTCTTGATCTCGCTGATGTCAGAACATTTTTAGATGAAATTCCAAAAGTGCCTAACTCTGCCTTCTCAGACCTAAGTTATGATCAACTTTTCCACAAGGATTCGAGCCCCGGTTTATATGACAGCAGTGGATCTGATTACTCTAGAtcgaatttaaatactttaaataTAAAGCCGGTAACGGGTAGTACGGGAATGAAATTTGATACAATGCTGGTCCCGCTTTTTCAACAACCAGGAGGTCTTCCGAGTTTCATGGATCTTGTGCGAGAGCGACAGGTGTGTCTTGAAAATGTTATTGTACAGGATCCACTGTCGATGTGTATCCAAGGAACCGTACGGGTAAAAAATCTCGACTTCCATAAATCCGTCCACATAAGATACAGTTTAGATTCATGGAAAAGTTACAGCGATCTACAGGCactatatttacaaaattcatGTGATGGGTTTAGtgataaatttacatttcaaCTCTACTGTCGTCCCTTGAAAGTCGGCGCGAAACTTGAACTCGCGGTACGATTTCAGTGTAAGGGTGTTCAGTACTGGGACAATAACTCAGGTTTTAATTATTGCTTCCAATGTTTACCAACGAGTCAAGCCATTAATTACATACCAATTACGTCATCGCAAAACTGCTATACAAACAATTGGTCGATGAATTTTTACTAAGGCCTATTTgttatatgaatatatatttacttgttgattattcatattttacatggcaatacaaaatatttttttcaatgactaAGAAGAAAAAAACGATCGCATCGgctaagatatttttatataaaaagaacAATAACAGAATTATTTACTTCCGAGTGTCCGTCTGTTTTAAActggaaaatatttattaagtttttttttaaagtcatatTTTAACTCATCAATAAGTGagggaaacaaaaaaaagaaaatgctaaattcatatttttaagtgTTATATTggggtcaaaaaaattgatgtagTCTAAAAGTAGGATTTCacctattttttgttttcaaaataattctttgtgatttttttttaaatttatttttaagttgtttattttaatcggacgaaaaaaaataaactaatctTCGGCGGTCCACTGGCGaagcattttttatttttcgaacgATAATGACGcactcaaatattaataatttttccaataattcatATTTGAGTAAACTATTAAACGAAAGaaatcgaatatttttaacgtcagaagaaatttttgaaaaaccgAAAATAGGTGAAAGATAAAAtgattatcaaaatataaaagtagaaaatttttcgtatttgtgtaaagaaaaaagtctgtgttaaaaattttatgttaaatatttaacatttttgtgtGTGAATTTAACACACGGTTGTTGTGTTGTTTGATCAgttcatttttaacacaaaaaaatgttaattgaaacaaaagtaACATTTACTCAGTGTTACTTTCCAAACAAGTGTTAACACTTTTAAAATGCAACTTTAACATAGAGCGCGTGTTAATTCATTAAAGTAACACAAAgaatgtgttaaatttaccgtaGTCACTTGTTAAGATtaacatacatttttataagtatcaaaataacacaaataagaatgttaaattaacactttACGTGTGTTGCAGATAACATTTTAATGTGTAAAAGTTTCAGAACCGGTAACAGAgaataacatttatttgtgttatttttttaacattaataaaaatgttaaattaacactttACGTGTGTTGCAGATAACATTTTAATGTGTAAAAGTTTCAGAACCGGTAACAGAgagtaacatttttttgtgttatttttttaacacaaatgaaaaatgttaaaacaacataaaaatttgtgtaaaatattgttttaacaCATAGTTTTGTGTTAatttctacaaaattttttttacagtgtaacatAATACTCTGAGACCtttgacaaaataataaataaataaaaatttatcgcttATTAAGACTTTAGTCGCTTAtcggaaattatttttaacatttacaaaaatatgaaacactgttatttatatcaaaaatGTCTATATGTGTGTATGAATTTaacaagtattttttaaacaacaaGCATATTTACgaaggaattaaataaatatttgtttagtCTCTTATCATAGAGATCAAGCTTAAAAAAACAACACAATAATGCATACCAAGTGTTACATCACAAGTATATCAGTCATTTACTGTTTAgcgatatacatatatatatatgcatataaatAGAATCGTTATCAATTTGTTAGTGAAATTAATGTAATAGTAATCTACTTCTAATTAtgtctataaaaatttatgatagtgttatatattttatagcaCGACGTAGTGATTagcgtaaatattttttttttattaacaatttggATTGTACACAGAagcagaatttttttctctcaaaaaatttttttttgctccaagATAATTTTCGCTTCCAATTTaaaatgcgaaaaattttctgggggcgagtaaaaatttttggtggcgaaaaattatttctttctgTGTAGTAGAGTAGAATTACCATTTATGGCCAGTGCTCCATTTTTGAACATtcaatactttatttaaatttttcaagtgtccaaaattGGACCTacagtggccaaaaacggtacctctaccctatatttttatatatattgcatAATTTCTTTGTTCAATAGAGTTTTCTagtcttgtattttttttttaattataaaccggcaatatgtcaaaaaatacaTCGGCTCAAatgaaatttacaataattatcaatacttTTGTGTTATTactcataattataatatcgtAATTAGGTAATaaggttaaataaaataattaattgttgaaTTTCTTGTCGTATAGATGttagaattttttagattatgtatatatttcaatataattgatatatattatctatTATTGTTGTAACCTCGTGACATTACTTTGTTTCGACAATCGAtatcactattatttttttcaattaattttattataactatGAATAATTATCTGTATTTTCGTTATGCTcgcaattgttattttattatctagtTGTTATTTTGTTTGACAGGGGAGGAGGGATTTGTacctgaaaaatttataagatattaaacgaaatattaataataattgatttaataactgaattaaatgaaatattttttacacatattaattaaattaactatcaacaataattataaatagcaATATTACAACGAATGTTAATCCTAAATTATGATAGATAAGAAAGcctataaaataaagttaattattaaggAGGGAGAGgggtctgagatacaaaacTAAGAGCatgtttttgtaaattttttttcagagacCTCCCTAATTGAAAATTCCGACTGAAACCGCTGAATTCCGGTTGACTCCaattgaatccgattgaaatccgatagactttcaatcggaattcattggtttcaatcagagtttttaatcagggcttctttattaaaattcttaatatTTGTAACATTGTTACGCATcatttcaagaatattctgctaaattttcatacaaaagtattgaaaaataagcccgTGGTAAACGGGAGAGACGagtcgctttaaaaaaaaagtctccatgcaGGAGGctggataactcatgactgcttcatttgaaattcaaaaaccaaaaagatttctttagtacataagttcatcttggatttgaacgaaggattttttttttcaattactacttattttgtaattaaacaaaaggagcaatttttggtaaaaatcaGAATCTTTCGATTGcacctttaccaaaaattcaaaaattaatattttgttt
This sequence is a window from Microplitis mediator isolate UGA2020A chromosome 3, iyMicMedi2.1, whole genome shotgun sequence. Protein-coding genes within it:
- the LOC130665392 gene encoding glycogen-binding subunit 76A isoform X2, translating into MGSTDSPDDNHCAGGSSCGLVSSLFPTICRGRAEAFARRLHRRLTSLNGTDAETNYDDDDDIEENYNNDETCNENKNSNKLTTRNPVKNHVYQRQPHHTSESDLYFDFDLSPDLENGDTEIGSPDQVLNAAEIASLLVNHSDILKANKDVCDFSSHTEQPEQENNLVYCDSESGCGFSSPLNGTPSDDHNNEIYFDPVSSDNDKTRSDCFYDPINSSESDVCHASNDKTKSDSHKPPGRRRIDLHKSQKTQDTSESSSSVKSNLQQLDELNKKSAVTYSSEESLDNASSLDTTSPSHESLWSTFDDSTVSLQNDSLSTPPLPDTISKSYSDSELTPHTRLPEINVESASSSDEVDCFYRNNHNNDKIKSSDLVLSSNDLSAASTGDSFSTDTSSIDKPDALVTECPLDEQSPSTIKPLNNVENLENISDEINGMRIQETSSQDSDPLVNNKDKAISNLEIEENEEIDEKKNEEEDEEGHEPRPLRVRRCSSLKTGKTPPGTPGRKKIVRFADALGLDLADVRTFLDEIPKVPNSAFSDLSYDQLFHKDSSPGLYDSSGSDYSRSNLNTLNIKPVTGSTGMKFDTMLVPLFQQPGGLPSFMDLVRERQVCLENVIVQDPLSMCIQGTVRVKNLDFHKSVHIRYSLDSWKSYSDLQALYLQNSCDGFSDKFTFQLYCRPLKVGAKLELAVRFQCKGVQYWDNNSGFNYCFQCLPTSQAINYIPITSSQNCYTNNWSMNFY
- the LOC130665392 gene encoding glycogen-binding subunit 76A isoform X1, which codes for MISHSYTSERNRNHETPLGEAAISFPPSAHEMGSTDSPDDNHCAGGSSCGLVSSLFPTICRGRAEAFARRLHRRLTSLNGTDAETNYDDDDDIEENYNNDETCNENKNSNKLTTRNPVKNHVYQRQPHHTSESDLYFDFDLSPDLENGDTEIGSPDQVLNAAEIASLLVNHSDILKANKDVCDFSSHTEQPEQENNLVYCDSESGCGFSSPLNGTPSDDHNNEIYFDPVSSDNDKTRSDCFYDPINSSESDVCHASNDKTKSDSHKPPGRRRIDLHKSQKTQDTSESSSSVKSNLQQLDELNKKSAVTYSSEESLDNASSLDTTSPSHESLWSTFDDSTVSLQNDSLSTPPLPDTISKSYSDSELTPHTRLPEINVESASSSDEVDCFYRNNHNNDKIKSSDLVLSSNDLSAASTGDSFSTDTSSIDKPDALVTECPLDEQSPSTIKPLNNVENLENISDEINGMRIQETSSQDSDPLVNNKDKAISNLEIEENEEIDEKKNEEEDEEGHEPRPLRVRRCSSLKTGKTPPGTPGRKKIVRFADALGLDLADVRTFLDEIPKVPNSAFSDLSYDQLFHKDSSPGLYDSSGSDYSRSNLNTLNIKPVTGSTGMKFDTMLVPLFQQPGGLPSFMDLVRERQVCLENVIVQDPLSMCIQGTVRVKNLDFHKSVHIRYSLDSWKSYSDLQALYLQNSCDGFSDKFTFQLYCRPLKVGAKLELAVRFQCKGVQYWDNNSGFNYCFQCLPTSQAINYIPITSSQNCYTNNWSMNFY